Proteins from a genomic interval of Rhodothermus marinus:
- a CDS encoding SDR family oxidoreductase has translation MAEMRVLVTGATGYVGGRLIPRLLEAGYHVRAMARDRRRLEGRPWSDRIEIVEADVLRPETLPDAVSGIHTVFYLIHALGGGDDFMQKEQAGARNLAEAAARAGVRHIIYLGGLQPPQPVSRHLESRRLTGEALRSGPVPVTELRAGIILGSGSLSFELIRYLTERLPVMITPRWVKIPTQPIAIRNVLDYLVAALQHPPEHSRIVDIGGPDVLTYADLFRLYARLRGLRRWIVPVPVLSPRLSSYWIGLVTPLPARIARKLIDSLKAPTVCRDDLARRLFPEVTTLSAEAAMRLALQRLDAGHVETIWFGAYSSGDAERLTTHLEDREGLLRDSYSIWIAAAPSAVFAYLKRLGGSRGWPYANGLWRLRGVLDRLVGGIGYRRGRRHPEELYAGDAVDFWRVEALEPERRLLLRAEMKVPGRAWLQFVVQPEGKGTRLIQQALFEPRGLAGLLYWYSIYPLHRLVFRGMLRAIKQQVETST, from the coding sequence ATGGCTGAAATGCGCGTGCTGGTTACCGGCGCAACGGGTTATGTGGGCGGTCGGTTGATCCCGAGACTGCTCGAAGCCGGTTATCACGTCCGTGCCATGGCACGTGACCGGCGCCGCCTGGAAGGACGCCCCTGGTCCGACCGCATCGAGATCGTCGAGGCCGACGTGCTACGCCCCGAAACACTTCCGGACGCCGTAAGCGGCATCCATACCGTATTTTATCTGATCCACGCGCTGGGTGGCGGCGATGATTTTATGCAGAAAGAGCAGGCCGGCGCCCGTAATCTTGCAGAGGCGGCTGCGCGTGCCGGAGTCCGCCATATCATCTATCTGGGAGGCCTACAGCCTCCTCAGCCTGTTTCGCGCCATCTGGAAAGTCGCCGGCTTACGGGCGAGGCCCTTCGAAGCGGTCCGGTTCCTGTTACAGAGCTGCGCGCCGGGATCATTCTGGGGTCGGGAAGTCTGTCCTTCGAACTGATTCGTTACCTGACAGAACGCCTGCCTGTGATGATCACGCCGCGCTGGGTGAAAATCCCCACACAGCCGATCGCTATCCGCAACGTACTGGATTATCTGGTGGCGGCGTTGCAACACCCGCCGGAGCACTCCCGGATTGTGGATATCGGGGGACCGGACGTGCTCACCTACGCCGATCTGTTTCGCCTTTATGCCCGGCTGCGCGGTCTGCGGCGCTGGATTGTTCCTGTTCCAGTACTCTCGCCCCGACTCTCCTCGTACTGGATCGGGCTGGTCACGCCCCTGCCTGCGCGCATCGCACGCAAGTTGATCGACAGCCTTAAAGCGCCGACGGTATGCCGCGACGATCTGGCCCGCCGGCTTTTTCCTGAAGTAACAACGCTTTCCGCCGAAGCCGCCATGCGACTGGCCCTTCAGCGTCTCGACGCCGGCCATGTCGAAACCATCTGGTTCGGGGCCTATTCCTCGGGGGATGCGGAGCGACTTACCACCCATTTAGAGGACCGCGAAGGCCTGCTGCGCGACAGCTACTCCATCTGGATAGCGGCTGCGCCCTCCGCCGTCTTTGCTTACCTCAAGCGGCTGGGAGGATCCCGAGGATGGCCCTACGCCAACGGACTCTGGCGCCTGCGTGGCGTGCTGGATCGGCTGGTGGGCGGCATTGGTTATCGTCGCGGCCGTCGTCATCCGGAGGAATTGTACGCAGGCGATGCGGTTGATTTCTGGCGGGTCGAAGCGCTCGAGCCCGAGCGTCGTCTCCTGCTCCGCGCCGAAATGAAAGTGCCGGGACGTGCCTGGCTCCAGTTCGTCGTCCAACCGGAAGGGAAAGGGACCCGCTTGATCCAGCAGGCGCTTTTCGAGCCGCGCGGTCTGGCGGGTCTGCTCTACTGGTACAGCATCTATCCGCTCCATCGCCTCGTCTTTCGGGGCATGCTCCGCGCCATCAAACAACAGGTAGAAACCAGCACGTAG
- a CDS encoding phytoene desaturase family protein, translated as MPDTDVIVVGSGHNALVAAAYLARSGRRVMVFERRSHVGGAVSTVELVPGYRFDLGGSAHILIRLTPVVEELELERYGLAYLEIDPLFVAPFEDGETLFIYRDLERTAALLEAHLPGEGEAYVRFCNHWLPFAEAVCETFLRPPTPWSMVRAFSRRRLPNWRQTLPRILKPFAQILDESFRSKKVKALLGWMAAQSGPPPGEPLSAPFLLWHPLYHRGGIARPRGGSGMLSVALARCIVDHGGLVYTDTPVRRLLYEQGRVTGVELADGDRYTARAVLCGTHLLEVIDRLLPIAELQTLRSLLRVGNGFGIMLRLALNAPVRYRATNHPEARIGLQLLCRSVAQIERAYGAYRMGQPASDPPLVAMTFSAVDDTLAPPGGEVLWLWGQYFPYELHGSSWDTEAPRVREILLRQFERYAPGTREHIVGELLQTPVWLERELGLRRGNVMHLEMSPDQMFALRPALGWSGYRTPIRGLYLTGASTHPGGGIMGASGRNAAHVLLHDLERRSL; from the coding sequence ATGCCAGACACCGATGTCATCGTTGTAGGAAGCGGGCACAATGCGCTGGTGGCCGCCGCCTATCTGGCCCGAAGCGGCCGGCGCGTGATGGTCTTCGAACGCCGAAGCCATGTGGGCGGCGCCGTTTCCACCGTGGAACTGGTGCCGGGCTATCGTTTCGACCTTGGAGGTAGCGCCCACATTCTCATTCGTCTGACGCCTGTCGTCGAGGAACTGGAGCTGGAGCGCTACGGCCTCGCGTACCTTGAAATCGACCCGCTTTTCGTGGCCCCTTTCGAAGACGGCGAGACGCTTTTCATTTATCGCGATCTGGAGCGTACGGCCGCACTGCTCGAAGCGCATCTTCCCGGAGAAGGGGAAGCCTACGTGCGTTTCTGTAATCACTGGCTACCGTTTGCCGAAGCGGTATGCGAAACGTTCCTGCGCCCGCCGACGCCCTGGTCGATGGTGCGTGCGTTCAGCAGGCGGCGTCTGCCGAACTGGCGCCAGACGCTTCCACGCATTCTCAAACCGTTCGCACAGATTCTGGACGAATCATTTCGTTCCAAAAAGGTAAAGGCGCTGCTGGGCTGGATGGCGGCTCAATCAGGACCACCTCCGGGAGAACCGCTCAGCGCTCCGTTTCTGCTGTGGCATCCCCTCTATCATCGAGGCGGCATTGCCCGGCCACGAGGCGGATCGGGCATGCTGTCGGTAGCTCTGGCGCGATGCATCGTGGATCACGGGGGACTGGTTTACACCGACACGCCGGTCCGCCGCCTGCTCTATGAGCAGGGCCGCGTGACCGGGGTCGAGCTGGCCGACGGCGACCGTTATACGGCCCGCGCCGTGCTCTGCGGTACGCATCTGCTGGAAGTGATCGACCGGCTGCTTCCGATTGCCGAACTGCAGACGCTTCGGTCCCTGCTCCGCGTCGGCAACGGATTCGGCATCATGCTACGGCTGGCGCTGAACGCACCCGTGCGTTATCGCGCCACGAACCATCCCGAGGCACGCATCGGTCTGCAATTGCTCTGCCGCTCGGTGGCACAGATCGAACGCGCCTACGGTGCCTACCGAATGGGGCAACCGGCCTCGGATCCACCACTGGTTGCCATGACATTCAGCGCCGTGGACGATACGCTGGCGCCTCCAGGGGGCGAGGTGCTCTGGCTATGGGGCCAGTACTTCCCCTACGAGCTGCACGGAAGCTCCTGGGATACCGAGGCGCCGCGCGTGCGCGAAATCCTGCTGCGACAATTCGAGCGCTACGCTCCCGGTACGCGTGAGCACATTGTCGGGGAACTGCTGCAGACGCCCGTCTGGCTCGAACGTGAACTGGGACTGCGCCGCGGCAACGTCATGCATCTGGAAATGAGCCCGGATCAGATGTTCGCCCTCCGTCCTGCCTTGGGATGGTCCGGTTACCGCACGCCGATTCGCGGCCTCTATCTTACCGGAGCCAGCACGCATCCCGGTGGTGGCATCATGGGCGCCTCGGGGCGCAATGCCGCACACGTACTGCTGCACGACTTGGAACGCCGCAGCCTATGA
- a CDS encoding lycopene cyclase domain-containing protein: MSYLSFLALFIAVPLLLLQLALYRSNSLKTFRNPHRALWLLALIAFAYTTPWDNYLVYRGIWSYGPDRVLFTIGYVPIEEYLFFLFQPLLIGSLFLLRIPKPAPPHPQPRWHRSHRAGVLLYGLLTLLGWLALSTPQGLYAGLILSWAGPVLMGQWAIGGSLVRAYRRPFLEALLAGTLYLWAADALAIADGIWTIHRATSSGLLLGNLPVEEALFFLVTNLMVLQGLLLLLKPENHHDRNTSSSARGHQ; the protein is encoded by the coding sequence ATGAGCTACCTGTCGTTTCTAGCGCTGTTCATTGCGGTGCCGCTGCTTCTACTGCAACTTGCGCTTTACCGAAGCAACAGCCTGAAAACTTTCCGGAATCCGCACCGCGCTCTATGGCTGCTGGCTCTCATTGCGTTCGCCTACACCACCCCCTGGGATAACTATCTGGTGTATCGAGGCATCTGGAGTTATGGTCCGGACCGGGTGCTTTTTACGATCGGCTATGTACCGATCGAAGAATATCTGTTTTTCCTGTTTCAACCGCTTCTAATAGGCAGTCTCTTTCTACTCCGAATCCCGAAGCCCGCCCCACCCCATCCGCAACCACGCTGGCACCGGAGCCACCGGGCCGGCGTGCTGCTCTACGGGCTGCTGACCCTGCTCGGCTGGTTGGCCCTGAGCACGCCGCAGGGGCTGTACGCCGGCCTGATCCTGAGCTGGGCCGGACCTGTACTGATGGGCCAGTGGGCGATTGGCGGCTCGCTGGTACGTGCCTACCGCCGCCCCTTTCTTGAAGCGCTCCTTGCAGGCACCCTCTACCTCTGGGCCGCCGATGCCCTGGCCATCGCCGACGGAATCTGGACCATTCATCGGGCCACCAGCAGCGGGCTGCTTCTGGGAAACCTGCCCGTGGAAGAAGCGCTCTTTTTTCTGGTGACCAACCTGATGGTACTTCAGGGACTTCTTTTACTTCTTAAACCCGAAAATCACCATGACCGAAACACCTCATCGTCTGCGCGTGGGCATCAGTAG
- a CDS encoding YbgA family protein — translation MTETPHRLRVGISSCLLGEPVRFNGGHARDRSLIELLGPFVEWVPMCPEVAVGMGVPREAVRLVGDIERPRLVGSNSGRDWTDAMRTWSEAQAEQIAQMDLDGFILKSRSPTCGLFRVKVYDQNGVPRNEGRGLFADALVRRLPLLPMEEEGRLHDPLLRENFVDRLFAYHRLRHLLRSQPRPADLVRFHTAHKLTLLSHSPAYLKRLGQLVARAGSDAFPEILDRYARLFMEAMNRPATRKKHTNVLQHLAGYLHEHLSAEDRAELHSLIEDYRRGMVPLIAPLILLRHHLRRAPVHPWVKVQVYLEPYPKELMLRNF, via the coding sequence ATGACCGAAACACCTCATCGTCTGCGCGTGGGCATCAGTAGTTGCCTGCTGGGCGAACCCGTACGCTTCAACGGCGGTCACGCCCGCGATCGCTCCCTGATCGAATTGCTCGGCCCTTTTGTCGAGTGGGTGCCCATGTGTCCTGAAGTGGCCGTGGGGATGGGCGTTCCCCGCGAGGCGGTGCGCCTAGTGGGCGACATCGAGCGTCCCCGACTGGTGGGGTCAAACTCGGGCCGCGACTGGACCGACGCCATGCGCACCTGGAGCGAAGCCCAGGCCGAGCAGATTGCGCAAATGGATCTCGACGGCTTCATTCTGAAAAGCCGCTCCCCTACCTGTGGCCTGTTTCGCGTGAAGGTGTACGATCAAAACGGAGTGCCTCGGAATGAAGGTCGCGGACTCTTCGCCGACGCACTGGTCCGCCGGCTGCCTCTGCTTCCCATGGAAGAAGAGGGGCGCCTGCACGATCCGCTTCTCCGCGAAAACTTTGTCGATCGCCTGTTTGCCTATCACCGGCTTCGCCATCTGCTCCGATCACAGCCCAGACCCGCCGACCTGGTCCGTTTCCACACGGCCCATAAACTGACGTTGCTTTCGCACAGCCCCGCCTACCTCAAGCGGCTGGGGCAGCTTGTGGCCCGCGCCGGAAGCGACGCTTTTCCTGAGATTCTGGACCGCTACGCCCGGTTGTTTATGGAAGCCATGAACCGTCCGGCCACCCGCAAAAAACACACAAACGTGCTGCAGCATCTGGCCGGTTACCTCCACGAACACCTCTCGGCCGAAGACCGTGCCGAGCTACATTCGCTGATCGAAGACTATCGGCGAGGCATGGTGCCTTTGATTGCACCACTCATTCTGCTTCGGCACCACCTCCGGCGCGCTCCGGTTCATCCCTGGGTGAAGGTGCAGGTCTATCTGGAGCCTTATCCTAAGGAGCTCATGCTGCGCAATTTCTGA
- a CDS encoding superoxide dismutase family protein has protein sequence MRRESLLFAFALLWAACQQPAPPPAETPAAPEISRAVAVLHPTEGNQVEGVVHFTRTAEGIRIEATVSGLTPGRHGFHIHEWGDCSAPDATSAGGHFNPTGQPHGAPDSPARHVGDLGNLEAGEDGMASYSRVDTVVAFSGPRSIIGRAVIVHAAEDDLASQPTGNAGGRLACGVIGIAAPATE, from the coding sequence ATGCGCCGAGAAAGTCTATTGTTTGCCTTTGCGTTGCTCTGGGCGGCCTGCCAGCAACCGGCGCCGCCTCCGGCCGAGACGCCCGCCGCGCCGGAAATTTCCCGGGCCGTCGCCGTGCTGCACCCCACGGAAGGCAATCAGGTGGAGGGCGTGGTGCATTTTACCCGGACGGCCGAGGGCATTCGCATCGAGGCGACCGTTTCGGGGCTGACGCCCGGCCGTCACGGGTTTCACATTCATGAGTGGGGTGACTGCAGCGCGCCGGATGCCACCTCGGCGGGCGGCCACTTCAACCCCACCGGTCAGCCGCACGGCGCGCCCGATAGCCCGGCGCGGCACGTGGGCGACCTGGGCAACCTGGAAGCTGGCGAAGACGGGATGGCCAGCTACAGCCGCGTCGATACGGTGGTGGCCTTCAGCGGTCCGCGTTCCATCATCGGTCGGGCCGTGATCGTACACGCGGCCGAAGACGACCTGGCCTCGCAGCCCACGGGCAATGCAGGCGGCCGGCTGGCCTGCGGCGTGATCGGTATCGCCGCGCCGGCCACGGAATAA